ATCAATCCACAAACTCGAGATCGTTtagattgaaaaataataagtaggtagtagcAACAACTTCCACGACCTATTACTGGCACTAAAACAGTAATTCAAGTAATAAGaattgtaaaaagaaaaatacacagatatttacagATACGGTTAATTAACAGGCAGAAAAATCGCTTACATTCTCAACTCATTTCATACACCCTCATCGCAAATTCAATTCCGCTGTTAGGGAGGTAGAGAAGGATGATAGTGTCTGCGATGAGTTGACAATGTAGGGGATTTAAGAAGAAATACATCAGGACATAGTTTCATATAATCTCTCTCCCACACATGTAACGCACGTGGGACATTGGACATGTCATAGCACGAGTCTGTCTTTGATGCTCGCATAGATAGTCCAAGTCCCATTTTAGATTTCTGGTTCAAACTACCTCTACCTATGCCACCGCTTCTCAAAACATTGCTTGCGCGATGCAGCACTTTTCTCTTATGGCAACTATTTGAAATTTCAATAACCGATTATCAGTTGTTttcgattaaatatttaaatttaacatAATGTATTTGAAACTTATGTCAAATTTAATTTCCAATcgcaaaacaatagatagattaataattaatctataattattatagaaatacaCAGTCAGTGCGTTTATCGAGAATATACGTGGTAGATGGAACTGGCAACCCatgcacaatatttttaatctgttcCATTGAATTTGGATCGCACTGCTTCACCGACCGACagcttgacaaaaaaaaatggctggTGAGTAGTAAACTAGCCCTGCCAACGTTCAGCTTTAgttctttgttttattgtatatttaatCATGTCATTTTCAGATTTATATGCAAAATATAATTGTACTTATTGTCAAGAAGAAATTAGTGGCGTACGCGTCAAATGTGCGGAATGTATCGACTTTGATATTTGTTTGCAGGTAAAGTAGCTTCACTGCCATTTTTGTTTATAGTTTTGGCGCAAAAATTCGAATTGTCACGATGTAGGTTTTGAAcgatttctaattaatttattatttcagtgtttttcCCTTGGCGCAGAAATTGGATCGCATAAAAATGACCACTCTTATCAGTATATGGTATGTACTTCGATCTACTTCGTAAACCTAAAATGTGTTGTATGTTttactataacaaaaaatattgtaaacaatttCATATTGTAGGACTCTGGAGCGTTTGGGATATTTTTAGGACGAAGTAGTTGGTCAGCAAATGAAGAAGTTAGATTACTTGATGCCATAGAACAGTTTGGGTTTGGAAATTGGGAAGATATAGCTAAACACATAGAAACACGGACCCCAGAAGGTATGAAAAGTTGTCAATTATCAAGCAATAGTTTGCTTAGGTAGATTTCAAATCATCTGAGTCACTTTAAATCCAGCCCTCAATATGAAGTATATtccacaatttatttatgtttacctgtgtctgtgcaaatgcttgtgcactataatatgccctgcgcagctggctgatctccttaagtgagaacagccgccgtgccCGAAATATGTTTAGCAGAATGTAAGTTGAGGACTGATGTATTATTAAATTCCATTGAATTCAACCATGCTTTATTTACAGAGGCCAAAGATGAGTATATCACAAGGTACTTGGAAGGCAGCATTGGCAGAGCAACATGGGGCAACTTAGAGAGCACAAGCAGACCATCATTGAACTCTGCAGATAAAGATGAGGGTCCATTGGGACCCAGTGCGGTTTCCCGGCTACCGCATCTCGCAGTAACCTCCGATGAAGCTGCACAGCTTGGATACATGCCAAACAGGGATGACTTTGAAAGGGTAAAGACATTATTATAAACCAGTGCATTCCATATTTTTGTAGGATTACTGATAAAGAATTCTAGTACTGCTGCTGcgtctgtcattgaacatctttggcagtcattacgggtagtcagaagccagtaagtgtgacaTCCAATCTTACCAGGGGGTATATACGgggttgctcaggtaactgggttgaagaggtcagataggcagttgctctttgtaaaacactggtactcagctgcatccagtttgACTGGACAgctaccccaacatagttgggaaaacgcttGGGGGCTACTTTTGATAATGCTTTCTTTTCACTTTTGATATTTAAGTCCCTgcttaacaatttttttttctctaatcCTGTATTTTTCTGAGTTGCATATAATTTTTCCCAATGGATGCTAGTAATgccaatttatttgcaaataacaACATTCATGTATGATTTGATGTTATTTTCAGGAGCATGACCATGAAGCGGAACAGTTAATATCAACACTATCCCTGAATCCTGAAGACGATGAGTTGGATGTTGGTAAGCAGTCatacatttctttttttttatgaattgtggcTGAGcaaagcatggtgattaacgctcaatcttttTCTGCCTGAGAGGAGGAGAATCAGTTTTAATACTGGTTGAATAATAATTGAAGGTGCAATTACTGTTTGTCTATTATGTGGACTAAAACATGGAGGCTTTTTTTTACAGTAAcaagaaattaattcaaattatatatttgtattttgtacccGACTGCACCACAATGTTTTACTTTCaactttatgaatgaaataacTTTTTCTCAGCCCTGAAGCTGTCGCAAGTGGACATATACACACGTCGTCTAAGAGAGAGAACAAGAAGAAAGCGCTTAGTGAGAGACTACCAGCTGGTCTCTGTGTTCTTCAACAACCAGAGGAATAAGCAGAAGACGCTTGGGAAACTTGCCAAAGAGAAAAAGTGAGTGAAACAATCTTCTTGTAGAATCAATGCTGGTTCACTGCAGATTACAATAACCAATGCATTAGTTGTTTTTCAATTAGGTGTTGGAGATCACTTGTATGAAGTTAATGTTCAAATTCAATCTCCAGTCGAAAAACAACGGACGGATCAGATATTGTATTCCACAGTTAACCACCAAACAACATAGTCTCTAGAGAGATCTAGAAAGCTTATGAAGCAGTTTGCTTATAAAACgactttttgtatgaaaatgcaGTCATTGAATTTAGGTCACACTTAGCACAGATGTTATagtttatgtacaaataaaataaattgtagcaacttattttcatactcatacattatatgtatgtaagaataTCGTCTTTGCAAGgttgtatttgtaaatagtcGTTTTGTACAAAACAAGATTGCAATTAAAGTAACAGGACAGTACCTATATTAAAGTGTTGCTAAGAGCCTAGGTTTAGTCATCAgctgaatttgaaaaaaaaaggttatttaacCGCTAAGTTTCGATGACTTTTATAGTCAAAAGTATATAACAAAAACCTATTAAACACGTAAAAAGTAGGCTaaacattgatttttttttattcataaaaatcattACTTATGCtaatttataatacaactaggtaggtattagGGAACAGGCTAGCATCATTTGAATCATTtgaagttgtggtggcctaatgggtaaagaaccaacctctcgagtatgagggtgtgggttcgattccaggtcaggcgagtaccaatgtaacttttctaaggttgtatgtactttaagtatatcttggacaccaatggctgataaaaagttgaaggaaaacattttgaggaaacctagactataaagtctgaaatcaccaacctgcattgagcaagcgtggtgattaatgctcaatccttcttcgtgtatgaggaggcctgtgcccagcattgggttgataaaaaggctgaaacatttagataaaataaacaatcaataaattactttatttcagACCATGGTGTCCATTTTgttagtaacaatatttttatacactaGTGTTAGTAATGCTTAAAAACTATCAAAACAAACTAGCAAACCAAaatcaacaattaaaaataaaaaaagactcTTCTTACAATACTCAATCATTGTAGTACCATTCCATGACAAATGGCGCTGTAACGATTGACGTAAGTACAATCTAGCCGACTAGCGATCATGCTAAGGAATAAAAAATttatccttcgagcctttttcccattcatgttggggtcggccggattcagctgagtaccagtgttttacaagaagcgactgcctatctgacctccttaacccagttacccgggcaattcgataccccttggttagactggtgtctgacttactggcttatGACTACATACTGACTAAGGaataaaaaattacagttaTTAAATGACAGTTATGTGGccaaataataatgttgttatttatttaattaacagaTTTTGTACAcctaaaaacacaaacaataataaataatagaaaaaattgtacaagggcacagcttatctctAATGAAATTTCTTTCAGCGGGCCTgttatgggagagttagaataaaagagatagGTACAGATAGACAGTGTAAAAAGAAAGACGATATAACCAATATATAATGAGTAACATAAAGTACTTATTTGTTGCGTTAGAGAGTTCACGGAGCGCGTGCGCTGGACGGCGCAGTTCTACGGGCGCCTGGAGCAGGCGGGCGTGGTGGGCGGGCTGTGGCGCGAGCGCGAGCTGCGCGTGCGGCTGGCGGAGCTGCACCGCTACCGGCTGGCGGGCGTCACGCGCCCCGAGGAGTGCGCGCACCACGACCAGCACGCCGCGCACCGCCGCCACGCGCCGCCGCAGGACGCGCGCCCCGCCGCACGACTGCTGGTAACATCAGCCTTAGCATACCCTGCTCACATACTGAGCTCCTATATACGGAACAGTCATATGACCTTTatcatacaaacatacatatatacagaACGGTTATTGGAGCCGTTCAAGTATTACGTAAACACTATGGGGGGGTctttgttttgcttattttgGATGACATGGGTAGGGAAATCCAAATGATGATTACGTCATCGatagttatttacttttttacacgAATGGCAACCCTCACATGAAAACGAAACACATTTTCGGGGATTCCCTATACACGCATAAATTTAGGCACTCACTTTAGAATCGATTCGGGGAATTACCGCGCGCTGTTCACTTGTCTAAATTTCTTCTGTCAGAGTATTGTTTTGATCGGATactataacattataattataacattaaaaaatgtttacgtaAGCATGGGGGGAGGGGATAAAAGCATTGCTTACTTTTGCTGACAAGGGGGATGAGGgggtaaataattgtaataaatctgCTTACGTAATATTTGAACGGCCCCATTGTGGTATTACAGGGGGAAGTAAGTTTATAGGAGTATTACAGAAAAAGGACATAGGGGAGAGTTCTAAGGGGACTACAAAAGGGACTTTATAAAAAGAAGACATAAATGTGACATCTCAAGCAACGTAGGACTATGGACATGCCCACAGTGACCATTACGGCAAATTTGCTACTGGATTATTCTTTCTGAATag
The sequence above is a segment of the Helicoverpa armigera isolate CAAS_96S chromosome 20, ASM3070526v1, whole genome shotgun sequence genome. Coding sequences within it:
- the LOC110373433 gene encoding transcriptional adapter 2B isoform X2; the encoded protein is MADLYAKYNCTYCQEEISGVRVKCAECIDFDICLQCFSLGAEIGSHKNDHSYQYMDSGAFGIFLGRSSWSANEEVRLLDAIEQFGFGNWEDIAKHIETRTPEEAKDEYITRYLEGSIGRATWGNLESTSRPSLNSADKDEGPLGPSAVSRLPHLAVTSDEAAQLGYMPNRDDFEREHDHEAEQLISTLSLNPEDDELDVALKLSQVDIYTRRLRERTRRKRLVRDYQLVSVFFNNQRNKQKTLGKLAKEKKEFTERVRWTAQFYGRLEQAGVVGGLWRERELRVRLAELHRYRLAGVTRPEECAHHDQHAAHRRHAPPQDARPAARLLGSSGCLEASQTKDLTPNSTQLPRKRDGESGSSSTSPRCTRDGSTACGCSKKSSCSNSSAACSRQLLTTNEIQLCTALSLAPAQYVTMKGVLLRRGADADVDVAVRHYLHAAGWVHN
- the LOC110373433 gene encoding transcriptional adapter 2B isoform X1 gives rise to the protein MSFSDLYAKYNCTYCQEEISGVRVKCAECIDFDICLQCFSLGAEIGSHKNDHSYQYMDSGAFGIFLGRSSWSANEEVRLLDAIEQFGFGNWEDIAKHIETRTPEEAKDEYITRYLEGSIGRATWGNLESTSRPSLNSADKDEGPLGPSAVSRLPHLAVTSDEAAQLGYMPNRDDFEREHDHEAEQLISTLSLNPEDDELDVALKLSQVDIYTRRLRERTRRKRLVRDYQLVSVFFNNQRNKQKTLGKLAKEKKEFTERVRWTAQFYGRLEQAGVVGGLWRERELRVRLAELHRYRLAGVTRPEECAHHDQHAAHRRHAPPQDARPAARLLGSSGCLEASQTKDLTPNSTQLPRKRDGESGSSSTSPRCTRDGSTACGCSKKSSCSNSSAACSRQLLTTNEIQLCTALSLAPAQYVTMKGVLLRRGADADVDVAVRHYLHAAGWVHN
- the LOC110373433 gene encoding transcriptional adapter 2B isoform X3 — translated: MSFSDLYAKYNCTYCQEEISGVRVKCAECIDFDICLQCFSLGAEIGSHKNDHSYQYMDSGAFGIFLGRSSWSANEEVRLLDAIEQFGFGNWEDIAKHIETRTPEEAKDEYITRYLEGSIGRATWGNLESTSRPSLNSADKDEGPLGPSAVSRLPHLAVTSDEAAQLGYMPNRDDFEREHDHEAEQLISTLSLNPEDDELDVALKLSQVDIYTRRLRERTRRKRLVRDYQLVSVFFNNQRNKQKTLGKLAKEKKEFTERVRWTAQFYGRLEQAGVVGGLWRERELRVRLAELHRYRLAGVTRPEECAHHDQHAAHRRHAPPQDARPAARLLQWVPGSQPDKRSNAEQHAAAKKKRRRKRLKFHQPKVHTGRKYRMWMLQKELMQQQQRRMLEAAADH